The following coding sequences lie in one Candidatus Planktophila sulfonica genomic window:
- the gltB gene encoding glutamate synthase large subunit, whose protein sequence is MALSSNYPAAQGLYDPANEHDACGVAMVATLNKVATHEIVEKALTALRNLEHRGASGAEPDSGDGAGILIRVPDAFYRAETKFDLPAEGSYATGIAFIAQGADVTAEIAKIAEEEGLTILGWRELPINASSLGKTAVSVMPQFEQLFVAGKNGESGIVLDRLAFALRKRAEHALDLYFPSLSSQTIVYKGMLTTGQLEEFFPDLSDVRVVSPLALVHSRFSTNTFPSWPLAHPYRFIAHNGEINTVKGNRNWMRARESLLESDLIGGDLKRLFPIVEMSGSDSASFDEVLELLYLGGRSLPHAVLMMIPEAWENHATMSAKRREFYAFHASLMEPWDGPACVTFTDGHQVGAVLDRNGLRPSRFWVTDDGLVVLASEVGVLDFPAEKIVRKGRLQPGKMFLVDIEAGRIIEDDEIKDSLADAAPYGTWLKDGMIKLSDLPSREHIVYPHKSVIRRQKAFGYTEEEIKIIVTPMAKGGGEALGSMGTDTPIAALSAKPRLLFDYFTQLFAQVTNPPLDAIREELVTSLGGSIGPEHNLLDPGPESCKQISLAFPVIDNDELAKIIHVNADDDYPELEAYVVRGLFPVTGDGNTLRTRLEEIKREVSDAISNGARVIVLSDRDGDAEDCPIPSLLLTAAVHHHLIREKTRTKVGLVVEAGDVREVHHVALLIGYGAAAVNPYLVMETAEDLVNQGIITGIAPEKAVRNVIKALGKGVLKVMSKMGISTIASYTGAQVFEAIGLAQDVVDEFFVGTTSRLGGVDLDVIAEETIKRHHFAYPVGGEIPGAKRLAVGGEYQWRRDGEPHLFNPETVFALQHSTRNKRYDIFKRYTDKVNDQSKTLMTLRGLFKFKDRERAPISIDEVEPISEIVKRFSTGAMSYGSVSQEVHETLAIAMNRLGAKSNTGEGGEDPARFIPMANGDSKKSAIKQVASGRFGVTSNYLINATDIQIKIAQGAKPGEGGQLPGYKVYPWVAKARYSTPGVGLISPPPHHDIYSIEDLAQLIHDLKNANKDARVHVKLVAEVGVGTVAAGVSKAHADVVLISGHDGGTGASPLTSLKHAGAPWELGLAETQQTLLLNNLRDRIVVQADGQLKTGRDVVIAALLGAEEYGFATAPLVVSGCIMMRVCHLDTCPVGVATQNPELRKKFSGKPEFVETFFEYIAEEVREILASLGFRTLQEAIGHVEYLDTRDAVDHWKASGLDLSPLLVRPDVDSPLHNTTKQDHGLAAALDNQLIELSKAALEKKEAVRIDLPVRNVNRTVGTMLGAEVTRRYGAEGLPVGTIDVTLHGSAGQSLGAFLPQGVSIRLYGDSNDYVGKGISGGRVVVRPDEKATFKSEKNVIAGNVIGYGATSGDIFIRGLAGERFCVRNSGAIAVVEGVGDHALEYMTGGTVVILGQTGRNIAAGMSGGRAFVLDLNTAVVNTEMVDILAVPADQRENLKAIVSSFHVETGSEVAAALLSNWDTEISRFSLIMPRDYAKVLAAIERATKEGLPVDEYIMEVAANG, encoded by the coding sequence ATGGCACTTTCATCGAACTATCCCGCAGCGCAAGGTCTCTACGATCCTGCAAACGAACACGATGCATGCGGCGTCGCGATGGTGGCTACCCTCAATAAAGTTGCAACGCACGAAATCGTAGAGAAGGCGCTCACCGCCCTTCGCAATCTCGAACACCGTGGTGCATCAGGAGCTGAACCTGATTCAGGTGACGGTGCAGGAATCCTGATTCGCGTTCCCGATGCTTTCTATCGCGCAGAAACAAAGTTTGATTTACCAGCTGAAGGTTCATATGCCACCGGTATCGCATTTATTGCACAAGGTGCAGATGTCACAGCAGAAATAGCAAAGATTGCAGAAGAAGAAGGCCTCACCATTCTTGGTTGGCGCGAACTTCCGATTAACGCTTCTTCACTAGGAAAGACTGCAGTTTCAGTGATGCCCCAGTTCGAGCAACTCTTTGTTGCTGGCAAAAACGGCGAATCCGGAATTGTTCTCGATCGCTTAGCTTTCGCTCTTCGTAAGCGCGCAGAACACGCTCTCGATCTCTACTTCCCATCACTTTCTTCTCAGACAATTGTCTACAAGGGAATGCTTACAACTGGTCAGCTGGAAGAGTTCTTCCCCGATCTCAGCGATGTGCGCGTTGTCTCTCCACTTGCACTCGTTCACTCACGCTTTTCAACAAATACCTTCCCTTCTTGGCCGCTGGCGCACCCTTACCGCTTTATTGCACACAACGGTGAAATCAATACCGTTAAGGGAAACCGTAACTGGATGCGCGCCCGCGAATCACTTCTTGAAAGCGATTTGATTGGTGGAGATCTCAAGCGACTCTTCCCAATCGTTGAAATGTCAGGTTCGGACTCTGCTTCTTTCGATGAAGTTCTCGAGCTTCTCTATCTTGGTGGTCGTTCACTTCCACATGCAGTTTTGATGATGATTCCAGAAGCGTGGGAGAACCATGCAACGATGTCTGCAAAGCGTCGCGAATTTTATGCATTCCATGCTTCCCTCATGGAGCCATGGGATGGTCCTGCATGTGTGACATTTACCGATGGACATCAAGTAGGTGCAGTTCTCGATCGCAACGGGCTTCGTCCGTCACGTTTCTGGGTAACCGATGACGGTCTCGTAGTTCTTGCATCAGAAGTTGGTGTTTTGGATTTCCCTGCAGAAAAGATTGTCCGTAAGGGCCGTCTACAACCAGGCAAGATGTTCTTAGTTGATATCGAAGCAGGACGCATCATCGAAGATGATGAAATCAAGGATTCTCTTGCAGATGCTGCTCCATATGGCACATGGCTCAAAGATGGAATGATCAAGCTTTCCGATCTTCCATCACGCGAACACATTGTGTACCCACATAAATCGGTTATTCGTCGCCAAAAAGCATTCGGCTATACAGAAGAAGAAATCAAGATCATCGTCACACCGATGGCAAAGGGTGGGGGAGAAGCACTTGGTTCTATGGGAACCGATACTCCAATTGCTGCGCTCTCTGCTAAGCCACGACTTCTCTTTGATTACTTCACACAGCTCTTTGCACAGGTTACAAACCCACCACTCGATGCAATCCGTGAAGAGTTGGTAACAAGCCTTGGCGGATCAATTGGTCCAGAGCACAACTTGCTCGATCCAGGCCCAGAATCTTGCAAGCAGATCTCTCTTGCATTCCCAGTTATTGATAATGATGAACTTGCAAAAATTATTCACGTTAACGCAGATGATGACTATCCAGAGCTCGAGGCATATGTTGTTCGTGGCCTATTCCCAGTAACAGGAGATGGAAACACACTTCGTACTCGCCTTGAAGAAATCAAGCGCGAAGTTTCAGATGCAATTTCCAATGGCGCACGCGTCATTGTTCTCTCTGACCGCGATGGCGATGCAGAAGATTGCCCAATTCCATCACTCCTACTTACAGCAGCAGTCCACCACCACCTCATCCGCGAGAAGACACGTACCAAGGTCGGTCTCGTTGTTGAAGCTGGCGATGTGCGCGAAGTTCATCATGTTGCTCTTCTTATTGGTTACGGCGCAGCAGCGGTAAACCCATATCTTGTTATGGAGACTGCAGAAGATCTCGTCAATCAAGGAATCATCACAGGCATTGCTCCTGAAAAGGCAGTTCGCAATGTCATCAAGGCGCTCGGTAAGGGTGTTCTTAAGGTGATGTCCAAGATGGGTATCTCAACTATCGCTTCTTACACAGGCGCGCAGGTATTTGAAGCGATCGGTCTCGCACAAGATGTTGTCGACGAATTCTTCGTTGGAACAACGTCACGACTTGGTGGCGTCGATCTCGATGTGATTGCAGAAGAGACCATTAAGCGCCACCACTTTGCATACCCTGTAGGCGGAGAAATTCCTGGCGCAAAGCGTCTTGCTGTAGGTGGCGAGTACCAGTGGCGTCGCGATGGCGAACCACACTTGTTCAACCCTGAAACTGTCTTTGCGCTTCAGCACTCAACTCGTAATAAGCGTTATGACATCTTCAAGCGCTACACAGATAAGGTCAATGATCAGAGCAAAACGCTCATGACTCTACGCGGACTCTTCAAATTTAAAGATAGAGAACGCGCACCAATTTCTATCGATGAAGTCGAGCCAATCTCTGAAATCGTAAAGCGCTTCTCAACTGGTGCGATGTCATACGGTTCTGTTTCACAAGAAGTTCACGAAACACTTGCCATCGCTATGAATCGTTTGGGCGCAAAGTCCAATACCGGCGAAGGTGGAGAAGATCCTGCTCGCTTTATTCCCATGGCAAATGGTGACTCTAAGAAGAGCGCAATCAAGCAGGTTGCATCTGGTCGTTTCGGTGTAACCAGTAATTACCTCATCAATGCAACAGATATTCAGATCAAGATCGCACAAGGAGCGAAGCCTGGCGAAGGCGGACAGCTTCCTGGCTACAAGGTCTATCCATGGGTAGCGAAAGCTCGTTACTCAACTCCGGGTGTGGGACTTATTTCTCCACCACCTCACCACGATATTTATTCGATTGAAGATCTTGCTCAATTGATTCACGACCTTAAGAACGCAAATAAGGATGCACGTGTCCACGTCAAACTTGTTGCTGAAGTTGGCGTCGGAACAGTTGCAGCTGGTGTTTCAAAGGCGCATGCAGACGTTGTCTTGATTTCAGGTCACGATGGCGGAACTGGTGCATCACCTCTGACATCTCTTAAGCACGCTGGTGCTCCTTGGGAGCTCGGCCTTGCTGAGACGCAACAGACTCTTCTTCTCAACAACTTGCGTGATCGCATCGTTGTTCAGGCAGATGGCCAGCTCAAGACAGGTCGCGATGTTGTTATCGCAGCACTTCTTGGCGCTGAAGAATATGGATTTGCAACAGCTCCACTCGTTGTTTCAGGTTGCATCATGATGCGCGTCTGCCACTTAGATACATGTCCAGTCGGCGTCGCAACACAGAATCCAGAGCTTCGCAAAAAGTTCTCCGGAAAGCCTGAATTCGTTGAAACCTTCTTCGAATACATCGCAGAGGAAGTTCGCGAAATCTTGGCTTCCCTTGGTTTCCGCACATTGCAAGAAGCAATCGGACATGTCGAATATCTCGATACTCGCGATGCCGTCGATCACTGGAAGGCGAGCGGTCTTGATCTCTCTCCACTTCTTGTTCGTCCAGATGTTGATTCACCACTACACAACACAACGAAGCAGGATCACGGTTTAGCTGCAGCGCTCGATAACCAGCTCATCGAACTTTCGAAGGCAGCCCTTGAAAAGAAGGAAGCTGTTCGAATCGATCTTCCTGTCCGTAACGTGAACCGCACCGTCGGAACGATGTTGGGCGCCGAAGTTACTCGTCGCTATGGCGCCGAAGGACTTCCTGTCGGAACAATCGATGTCACTCTGCATGGTTCAGCGGGTCAATCACTCGGTGCATTCTTGCCACAAGGTGTATCAATCCGCCTCTACGGTGATTCAAATGACTATGTCGGCAAGGGCATCTCTGGTGGACGCGTTGTTGTTCGCCCAGATGAGAAGGCAACCTTTAAATCCGAGAAGAACGTCATCGCAGGAAACGTCATTGGCTATGGCGCAACATCAGGTGACATCTTCATCCGTGGTTTAGCTGGAGAACGTTTCTGTGTACGTAACTCAGGAGCCATTGCAGTCGTCGAAGGCGTGGGCGATCACGCACTCGAATACATGACTGGCGGAACTGTTGTCATCCTCGGACAGACTGGTCGCAATATTGCAGCAGGTATGTCCGGTGGTCGCGCATTTGTTCTCGATCTCAATACAGCAGTGGTTAACACCGAGATGGTTGATATCTTGGCTGTTCCTGCAGATCAACGCGAGAATCTCAAAGCAATCGTCTCTTCATTCCATGTTGAGACTGGTTCAGAAGTCGCAGCAGCGTTACTTTCTAACTGGGATACAGAAATCTCACGCTTCTCACTCATCATGCCTCGCGATTACGCAAAGGTACTTGCAGCAATTGAGCGTGCAACTAAAGAAGGTTTACCAGTCGATGAATACATCATGGAGGTAGCAGCAAATGGCTGA
- the trpB gene encoding tryptophan synthase subunit beta, protein MTTVDDLAGHFGPYGGRFVPEALIGALEELDAARIKAQTDPTFIEELAELHRTYTGRPSIITEAKRFGEHAGGAGILLKREDLNHTGSHKINNVLGQALLTKRMGKKRIIAETGAGQHGVASATAAALMGLECVVYMGEEDTKRQALNVARMKLLGAEVVPVTSGSRTLKDAINEAMRDWVTNVETTHYMLGTVAGPHPFPSMVRDFHKIIGEESREQVLALTGRLPDAVLACVGGGSNAIGIFHRFIGDKDVRLIGLEAAGDGVETGRHAATITGGSPGVLHGNRTYVLQDENGQTIESHSISAGLDYPGVGPEHAYLHDIGRAEYRAVTDAEAMHAFALLCKTEGIIPAIETAHALAGALQVGNELGKDAIILINLSGRGDKDVHTAAQYFGIPL, encoded by the coding sequence ATGACGACTGTCGATGATCTCGCAGGACACTTTGGCCCCTATGGCGGTCGCTTCGTTCCTGAAGCTCTCATCGGGGCGCTTGAAGAACTCGATGCTGCTCGCATCAAAGCGCAGACAGATCCAACATTTATTGAAGAGTTAGCTGAACTACACCGTACATACACGGGTCGCCCAAGCATCATCACCGAAGCTAAGCGTTTTGGCGAACATGCTGGGGGAGCGGGCATTCTTCTTAAGCGCGAAGATCTCAATCACACCGGCAGCCACAAGATTAATAACGTGCTTGGTCAAGCACTCCTTACAAAGCGCATGGGCAAGAAGCGCATCATCGCTGAAACTGGTGCGGGACAACATGGCGTTGCATCTGCAACTGCTGCAGCTCTGATGGGTCTTGAGTGCGTTGTATACATGGGCGAAGAAGATACAAAGCGACAGGCTCTCAATGTTGCTCGTATGAAATTGTTAGGCGCAGAAGTAGTTCCCGTCACTTCAGGTTCGCGCACACTCAAAGATGCAATCAACGAAGCAATGCGCGACTGGGTTACCAATGTTGAAACTACTCACTACATGCTCGGAACCGTTGCCGGTCCGCATCCTTTCCCATCTATGGTCCGCGATTTCCATAAGATCATCGGCGAAGAATCTCGCGAACAAGTTCTCGCACTGACGGGCCGACTTCCTGACGCAGTTCTTGCCTGCGTTGGCGGAGGCTCTAACGCAATCGGAATCTTCCATCGTTTTATTGGTGATAAAGATGTCCGTCTCATTGGACTCGAAGCCGCTGGAGATGGTGTTGAAACTGGACGCCATGCGGCAACTATCACGGGTGGATCACCAGGCGTTCTTCATGGAAACCGCACATATGTTCTGCAGGATGAAAATGGTCAGACCATTGAATCTCACTCAATCTCTGCGGGCTTGGATTACCCAGGCGTTGGCCCAGAACATGCTTATCTTCACGACATTGGCCGCGCCGAATATCGTGCAGTCACTGACGCGGAAGCGATGCATGCATTTGCACTTCTCTGTAAGACTGAAGGAATCATCCCTGCAATCGAAACAGCGCACGCTCTTGCTGGCGCGCTTCAAGTAGGAAATGAATTAGGCAAGGATGCAATCATCTTGATCAATCTCTCTGGGCGCGGAGATAAAGATGTTCACACAGCAGCGCAATACTTTGGAATTCCTCTCTAA
- a CDS encoding DsbA family protein: MTKQQPGKDNFTRNLVVAVVVGVLLIMLVPTLLSKQTDSSAKTPASVSADRGYGIVFNDELTGVPVIDIYEDFQCPVCAQFEGLQGDYIESLIADKKATVVYHTLSFLGQESVNAANAAACSADEGKFLQYHRALYSNQPAENTGVWSTDVLVVLGQAAGITSKKFSSCVNDMAYQGWVSNAAAAGAKANVNSTPTVFINGKEIDRNGEYFNADKFKAAVERG; this comes from the coding sequence ATGACTAAACAACAACCAGGCAAAGATAACTTCACTCGCAATCTCGTTGTTGCAGTAGTTGTAGGCGTACTTCTCATCATGTTGGTACCAACACTTCTTTCGAAGCAGACAGATTCATCTGCAAAGACTCCAGCAAGCGTTTCAGCTGATCGCGGTTACGGAATCGTCTTCAATGACGAACTTACGGGTGTTCCGGTAATCGATATCTATGAAGATTTCCAATGCCCGGTCTGTGCGCAATTTGAAGGCCTCCAGGGCGATTACATTGAATCCCTTATCGCTGATAAGAAGGCAACTGTTGTTTATCACACCCTTTCATTCCTCGGACAAGAATCTGTGAACGCTGCAAATGCAGCAGCATGTTCAGCTGATGAAGGAAAGTTCTTGCAATACCACCGCGCTCTGTACTCAAATCAGCCAGCTGAAAATACCGGCGTCTGGTCAACCGATGTACTTGTAGTACTTGGTCAGGCCGCAGGCATCACATCGAAGAAGTTCTCATCATGCGTTAATGACATGGCATACCAGGGCTGGGTATCAAATGCTGCAGCTGCCGGAGCCAAGGCAAATGTAAATTCAACTCCAACCGTCTTTATCAACGGTAAAGAGATTGATCGCAATGGCGAATACTTCAACGCCGATAAGTTCAAGGCAGCAGTCGAACGCGGATAA
- the trpA gene encoding tryptophan synthase subunit alpha produces MTTALDDLFVKTRAENRAALIAYIPAGFPSIEGCKKVIQAFVDGGVDAIEIGFPYSDPVMDGPTIQAAADQSLAQGTGAKEVFEALKVATDAGVPAVVMTYWNPIEKYGVEKFAQSISDNGGSGVITPDLTIEESAPWKDAVEKSAINPIYVVAPSTTDSRLPQVTSRCGGFIYAASLMGVTGTRTTVSSGAPDLVARIRKTSQLPIAVGLGVSTREQAKGVAGYADGVIVGSAFIKALLDAPDEATGLEAVKNLASELSLGVREGR; encoded by the coding sequence ATGACAACTGCTCTCGATGATCTCTTCGTAAAAACTCGCGCCGAAAATCGCGCTGCGCTCATCGCATATATCCCTGCAGGTTTTCCCAGCATCGAAGGTTGCAAGAAAGTCATTCAAGCTTTTGTCGATGGCGGAGTCGATGCCATCGAAATCGGATTTCCCTACAGCGACCCAGTTATGGATGGCCCAACGATTCAAGCAGCAGCTGATCAATCACTTGCTCAAGGCACTGGCGCTAAAGAAGTTTTTGAAGCTCTGAAAGTTGCCACCGATGCGGGTGTTCCAGCAGTTGTAATGACGTACTGGAATCCCATTGAAAAGTACGGCGTCGAGAAGTTTGCTCAGTCGATTTCAGATAATGGTGGGTCTGGCGTTATTACCCCCGACCTCACCATTGAAGAATCTGCACCTTGGAAAGATGCTGTTGAAAAGAGTGCAATCAATCCGATCTATGTTGTCGCACCGAGTACAACTGACTCTCGTCTGCCTCAAGTGACTTCACGCTGTGGAGGATTTATCTACGCTGCTAGCTTGATGGGCGTTACCGGAACACGCACCACAGTCTCATCCGGAGCACCTGACTTAGTCGCACGAATCCGTAAGACATCTCAACTTCCTATCGCGGTGGGACTCGGAGTTTCTACGCGCGAACAAGCTAAAGGTGTTGCAGGTTATGCCGACGGTGTCATCGTGGGTTCAGCATTTATTAAAGCCTTACTCGATGCACCTGATGAAGCAACAGGTTTGGAAGCGGTAAAGAACCTTGCCAGCGAATTATCGTTAGGAGTACGTGAAGGTCGATGA
- a CDS encoding DoxX family protein has translation MKKYLPWIGLVARLVLGGTLIVAGYLKFDELDKSQMAVRAYELLPIPLANFMGVFLPFFELAVGILLVLGAATRLSALASGLLMFAFMIGISQAWARGLSIDCGCFGGGGQVDPGEADYLTPLLRDTGLTLLAVYLTLFPHTKFGLDEEPKSLTQPGEGNND, from the coding sequence ATGAAGAAATATCTTCCATGGATTGGACTGGTGGCCCGCCTCGTTCTAGGCGGAACCCTGATTGTTGCCGGATACCTAAAATTTGATGAGCTCGATAAGTCGCAGATGGCAGTTCGCGCTTACGAACTTCTTCCGATCCCGCTAGCGAATTTCATGGGCGTCTTCCTCCCATTCTTTGAATTAGCTGTCGGAATTCTTCTTGTCTTAGGTGCTGCAACTCGTCTATCTGCTCTCGCAAGCGGGTTACTGATGTTCGCCTTCATGATTGGAATCTCACAAGCATGGGCACGCGGACTTTCCATCGATTGCGGCTGCTTCGGCGGCGGGGGACAGGTTGACCCAGGTGAGGCGGATTACTTAACACCGCTACTGCGCGACACGGGCCTCACACTGCTTGCCGTGTACCTAACTCTCTTCCCACACACTAAATTTGGTCTCGATGAAGAACCGAAATCTCTCACCCAACCAGGAGAAGGCAATAATGACTAA
- the lgt gene encoding prolipoprotein diacylglyceryl transferase, which yields MKYAFPTPTTSAVEIGPLTVHFYALCIIAAIAVAIWVADKRFTSAHSGVEGVVGDIAVIAVPSGVIGGRLYHVLTSPENYFGSNGSISNVFKIWEGGLGIWGAIALGAGGAYLAYRKRAQQIQLPPFSEFAGALAPGLLLAQAIGRWGNWFNGELFGRPLTAPWALEIPQYLRPDGFREFSTFHPTFLYESIWCAVLAIVLICLTPRLSGSSIFALYFCGYSLGRFFIEGLRIDEAHALGGLRLNQYVAALIFAAGLVAFSRIMRRTR from the coding sequence ATGAAGTACGCCTTCCCAACTCCGACAACGTCGGCAGTTGAGATTGGTCCGCTGACTGTTCACTTTTACGCACTCTGCATCATTGCGGCAATCGCCGTAGCAATTTGGGTCGCTGACAAACGCTTTACTTCTGCGCACTCGGGCGTCGAGGGCGTTGTCGGCGATATTGCTGTCATCGCTGTTCCTTCTGGAGTTATTGGTGGACGGCTCTATCACGTCCTTACATCTCCAGAAAATTACTTTGGAAGTAATGGATCAATCTCTAACGTCTTTAAAATCTGGGAAGGCGGTCTCGGAATTTGGGGCGCTATCGCACTCGGTGCAGGTGGTGCCTATCTGGCATATAGAAAGCGCGCTCAGCAGATTCAACTTCCACCATTTTCAGAGTTTGCTGGCGCACTGGCTCCAGGGTTACTGCTTGCACAAGCGATTGGTCGTTGGGGCAATTGGTTTAATGGCGAACTCTTTGGACGCCCACTCACTGCGCCGTGGGCCCTCGAGATTCCTCAATATCTTCGCCCAGATGGTTTTAGAGAGTTCTCAACTTTTCATCCCACATTTCTCTACGAATCGATCTGGTGCGCTGTCCTTGCGATCGTCTTGATTTGTCTCACCCCTCGTCTTTCTGGGAGCTCCATCTTCGCTCTCTACTTCTGCGGATACAGTCTTGGGCGATTCTTCATCGAGGGACTTCGCATAGATGAAGCGCATGCCCTGGGTGGTCTTCGTCTCAATCAATATGTTGCCGCGCTGATTTTTGCTGCAGGGCTCGTTGCCTTCAGCCGAATTATGCGACGCACGAGGTAG
- a CDS encoding VIT1/CCC1 transporter family protein yields MALEDVYQRNLHHRTHRAGWLRAAVLGANDGLVSTASLMIGVAAARSEQSFLVTAGAAGIAAGAMSMAVGEYVSVRSQNDIEESDRLLEIEHLAIDPEGEFEELVHIYIERGLTRELAVQVVTEMHKKDPLEAHLRDELGQFPHTKARPVQAAVASACAFTAGGLVPFAGAFAPTAGAAASSIIGFTLVGLLATGIISAKTAGSKILIPTLRVMAGGCLGMAITAGIGQLLHVSGI; encoded by the coding sequence ATGGCGCTCGAAGATGTCTATCAACGCAATCTCCACCACCGCACTCATCGTGCGGGTTGGTTGCGCGCCGCCGTTCTTGGCGCAAATGATGGGCTCGTCTCAACAGCAAGCTTGATGATTGGCGTTGCTGCGGCGCGAAGCGAACAGAGTTTTCTAGTAACTGCAGGTGCTGCAGGAATTGCAGCAGGTGCGATGTCGATGGCTGTTGGAGAATATGTCTCAGTACGTTCTCAAAATGATATTGAAGAATCAGATCGACTTCTTGAAATCGAACACCTTGCCATCGATCCTGAGGGTGAGTTTGAGGAACTCGTACATATTTATATTGAACGCGGATTAACTCGCGAACTTGCAGTGCAAGTTGTCACCGAGATGCATAAGAAAGATCCACTTGAAGCACATTTGCGTGATGAGCTCGGCCAATTTCCCCACACCAAGGCACGTCCAGTTCAAGCAGCAGTTGCTTCGGCTTGCGCATTCACTGCAGGCGGGTTGGTTCCATTTGCCGGAGCATTTGCTCCGACTGCCGGCGCCGCGGCTTCGAGCATTATTGGGTTCACACTTGTTGGTTTACTTGCAACAGGCATCATCAGCGCCAAGACTGCTGGATCAAAGATTCTCATCCCTACTTTGCGCGTGATGGCCGGTGGCTGCCTCGGTATGGCAATCACCGCTGGAATCGGCCAGCTCTTGCATGTGAGTGGCATCTAG
- the trpC gene encoding indole-3-glycerol phosphate synthase TrpC: MSVLDSIIEGVREDLAARRIPLGQIHKRMEETAPALDAHSFLSRDDMNVIAEVKRSSPSKGELATITDPASLAGQYQEAGAAAVSVLTERRRFGGSLEDLDAVRKRITIPVLRKDFMVDEYQFLEARAHGADIVLLIVAALSKSQLRDFYDLATELGMASLIEVHTAQELESAMDIEPRIIGVNSRNLKTLDVDSAAFADLIPRIPADVIRVAESGIATRSDVEFAQNAGATAILVGETLVKSGNPISAMQELLGRR, from the coding sequence ATGAGCGTTCTTGATTCCATCATCGAAGGCGTTCGCGAAGATCTTGCCGCTCGTCGCATTCCACTGGGGCAAATTCATAAGCGTATGGAAGAGACTGCGCCGGCACTTGATGCGCATTCATTCCTTTCTCGCGACGATATGAATGTGATTGCAGAAGTAAAGCGTTCATCTCCAAGCAAGGGAGAACTTGCCACAATCACCGACCCAGCTTCTCTTGCTGGGCAATATCAAGAAGCAGGCGCTGCTGCTGTCAGCGTTCTGACCGAACGCCGTCGCTTCGGTGGCTCACTCGAAGATCTCGACGCCGTGCGAAAGCGCATCACAATTCCCGTGCTTCGCAAAGATTTTATGGTCGATGAATATCAATTCTTAGAAGCGCGCGCACATGGCGCAGATATCGTTCTTCTTATCGTGGCTGCACTTTCAAAGAGCCAGCTCAGAGATTTCTACGATCTTGCAACTGAATTAGGAATGGCTTCTCTCATTGAAGTACATACCGCGCAAGAACTCGAGAGCGCGATGGATATCGAACCGCGCATCATCGGAGTTAATTCACGGAATCTGAAAACCCTCGATGTCGATAGCGCCGCATTTGCAGACCTCATTCCGCGTATCCCAGCTGATGTGATTCGGGTCGCCGAATCAGGTATCGCAACTCGCTCAGACGTTGAGTTCGCTCAGAACGCTGGTGCAACAGCGATCTTGGTCGGGGAAACTCTTGTGAAATCTGGGAATCCAATTTCCGCCATGCAGGAACTACTGGGTCGCAGGTAG